One genomic region from Cetobacterium sp. 8H encodes:
- the phnX gene encoding phosphonoacetaldehyde hydrolase codes for MRKKIEAVIFDWAGTTVDYGCFAPLEVFVKVFKEAGIDITYDEARKPMGMLKIDHIKALLKMERINALWIEKYGRDYNEKDINSLYERFEEVLFKSLENFAEPVPGILDLQKQLREKGIKIGSTTGYTKEMLDIVAPKAKTFGYCPDFRITSTEVPAGRPYPYMIYENMITLAIPNRYSVIKIGDTTVDMKEGKNAGVWAVGILKGGSELGLSQNEVETMDPTELKKLMDKTARRLYAAGADYVVDEVKDLIHIIDVINEKMNLHSEEI; via the coding sequence ATGAGAAAAAAAATTGAGGCAGTTATATTTGATTGGGCAGGTACTACAGTAGATTATGGATGTTTTGCACCTTTAGAGGTTTTTGTTAAGGTTTTTAAAGAAGCTGGAATTGATATTACTTATGATGAAGCTAGAAAACCAATGGGAATGTTAAAAATAGACCATATTAAAGCTTTATTAAAAATGGAAAGAATTAATGCTCTTTGGATTGAGAAGTATGGAAGAGATTATAATGAAAAGGATATCAACTCTTTATATGAAAGGTTTGAAGAAGTATTATTTAAATCTTTAGAAAATTTTGCCGAGCCAGTTCCTGGAATTTTAGATCTTCAAAAACAACTTAGAGAAAAGGGAATTAAGATTGGAAGTACTACTGGTTATACTAAGGAAATGCTTGATATAGTTGCCCCTAAGGCTAAAACATTTGGATACTGTCCTGATTTTAGAATAACATCGACTGAAGTTCCTGCGGGTAGACCATATCCATATATGATTTACGAAAATATGATCACTTTGGCTATTCCAAATAGATACTCTGTTATTAAAATTGGTGATACAACTGTCGATATGAAAGAGGGAAAAAATGCTGGTGTTTGGGCTGTTGGAATTCTAAAAGGCGGAAGTGAATTAGGTCTTTCTCAAAACGAGGTAGAAACTATGGATCCTACTGAATTAAAAAAGCTAATGGATAAAACAGCTAGAAGACTTTATGCTGCCGGTGCAGATTATGTTGTAGATGAAGTTAAGGATCTTATCCACATAATCGATGTTATAAACGAAAAAATGAACTTACACTCGGAGGAAATTTAA
- a CDS encoding putative 2-aminoethylphosphonate ABC transporter permease subunit, whose amino-acid sequence MELIFNRSQKLFSERVRDIIVWGIAIFFIVVLAFPLVALGVKATQDNSGTYIGFRNFIEYLTSPGVLSSFFNTIKVASSTMFITLLLGFIYSYGISRSNIKGKNILKFLILLPIFAPTMLHGISLVYLFGRMGVITTGFFGKFPSLATDINLYGPTGIVISEVIYTLPQAYLIISMALANSDYRLYEAAKTLGTSKVKQFFTITLPSCKYAVFSTATVSFILAFTDFGAPKVVGGNYNVLATDIYKQVIGQQNLGRGAVVSILLLIPAIISFFLEKSLEKKQRDTFNAKSMDYRIETSKFRDLFFYGFCWLIALSILGIFLIATIASFVKMWPYNFEATLNNYKFFDFNGGALQFYKNSILIALLSATLGTIISYLGAYTCLKTETLTPIRNTIKFLAIVPLALPGMVLGLGYIFFFNMNYIQIPFIGLVNNPFNGLYGTLWILVLVNIVHFFSVAFMTASTSLKKLDKEFEIVSLSMGIPWYKTFFNVTLPLTKHTIGEIFIYYFVNCMTTVSAAVFLYTSKTTLASIAMVNLDEVGDQAKAAAMGILIVVTNLFVKAIYEIIKKRYFGRNK is encoded by the coding sequence ATGGAGCTAATTTTTAATAGATCTCAGAAACTTTTTTCGGAAAGAGTTAGAGATATTATTGTTTGGGGAATTGCTATATTCTTTATTGTTGTCTTAGCATTTCCTCTGGTGGCTTTAGGAGTAAAGGCCACTCAAGATAATAGTGGAACCTATATTGGATTTAGAAACTTTATAGAATATTTAACTAGCCCTGGTGTTTTAAGTTCATTTTTTAACACAATTAAAGTAGCTAGTTCAACGATGTTCATAACTTTACTACTTGGATTTATCTATTCATATGGAATATCTAGATCAAATATAAAAGGAAAAAATATTTTAAAATTTCTAATTCTTTTACCGATATTTGCACCAACTATGTTACATGGTATATCCTTGGTTTATCTTTTTGGAAGAATGGGAGTTATCACAACTGGATTCTTCGGTAAATTTCCATCTTTAGCAACAGATATAAACCTCTATGGCCCAACTGGAATTGTTATAAGTGAAGTTATCTACACACTTCCACAAGCCTATTTGATCATATCTATGGCTCTTGCCAATAGTGATTATAGATTATATGAAGCTGCTAAAACTCTTGGAACAAGTAAAGTGAAACAGTTTTTCACAATAACTCTTCCATCTTGTAAATATGCTGTTTTTTCTACAGCAACAGTTTCTTTTATCTTGGCTTTTACTGACTTTGGAGCTCCTAAAGTTGTTGGTGGGAATTATAACGTTTTAGCAACGGACATATATAAACAAGTTATTGGTCAACAAAACCTCGGAAGAGGAGCGGTTGTAAGTATTCTACTTCTTATTCCAGCTATTATCTCTTTCTTTTTAGAAAAATCTCTAGAGAAAAAGCAAAGAGATACTTTTAATGCTAAATCAATGGATTATAGAATTGAAACCTCAAAATTTAGAGATCTTTTCTTTTATGGATTTTGTTGGTTAATTGCATTAAGTATTTTAGGAATTTTTCTAATTGCGACTATAGCATCTTTTGTAAAAATGTGGCCATATAACTTTGAAGCTACTTTAAATAATTATAAGTTTTTTGACTTTAACGGTGGTGCATTACAGTTTTATAAAAATTCGATACTTATAGCTTTGCTTTCAGCAACTTTAGGAACAATTATCTCCTATCTTGGAGCCTACACCTGTTTAAAAACAGAAACTTTAACACCTATAAGAAATACTATTAAGTTTTTGGCAATTGTTCCCTTAGCTCTGCCTGGAATGGTTTTAGGACTTGGATATATTTTCTTCTTTAATATGAATTATATTCAAATACCTTTCATTGGATTAGTAAACAATCCTTTTAATGGTTTATATGGGACTCTTTGGATTTTGGTTTTAGTTAATATCGTCCACTTTTTCTCTGTAGCTTTTATGACAGCATCTACATCTTTGAAAAAGTTGGATAAAGAGTTTGAAATTGTTTCTCTTTCAATGGGAATTCCATGGTATAAAACATTTTTCAATGTGACTTTACCTCTTACAAAACACACTATTGGAGAGATTTTCATATACTATTTTGTTAATTGTATGACTACAGTTTCAGCAGCAGTTTTTCTTTATACTTCAAAAACAACTTTAGCTTCCATCGCTATGGTTAATTTAGATGAAGTTGGAGATCAAGCTAAAGCGGCTGCAATGGGAATTTTAATCGTTGTAACAAACCTTTTTGTGAAAGCTATATACGAAATAATTAAAAAAAGATATTTTGGGAGGAATAAATAA
- a CDS encoding ABC transporter ATP-binding protein: protein MSYLKIQNIEKRFGKFTALNDINFEIEKGEFICFLGPSGCGKTTLLRIIAGLETVDKGEIFLKNENITKIHPSKRNMSIVFQSYALFPNLTVGENIAYGMKNKKIPNHIIQKKVDESLELVGLRGNESKYPNELSGGQQQRVALARAIAYSPDILLLDEPLSALDAKVREKLRNDIKDLQKKLGITTIMVTHDQEEALSMSDRIVVMDNAKVVQVGTPQDIYERPSNNFIGDFIGKLNKFEINGNKISARPEDISLAGENCNDFFAGTLVSWEYMGSYYRLKVDKKGFLIEVDICRNKIKNISLKKDQNIFLKVERTLGGVGWS, encoded by the coding sequence ATGAGCTATTTAAAAATTCAAAATATTGAAAAACGTTTTGGAAAATTCACAGCATTAAATGATATAAATTTTGAAATAGAGAAAGGAGAGTTTATCTGTTTCTTAGGACCATCTGGTTGTGGAAAAACCACTCTTCTTAGAATTATTGCTGGACTTGAAACTGTTGATAAAGGTGAAATATTCTTAAAAAATGAAAATATTACAAAAATACATCCTTCTAAAAGAAATATGTCTATTGTTTTCCAATCTTATGCTCTTTTTCCAAATCTAACAGTTGGAGAAAATATTGCCTATGGAATGAAAAATAAAAAAATACCAAATCATATTATTCAGAAAAAAGTTGATGAATCTCTTGAATTAGTTGGTTTAAGAGGAAATGAAAGTAAATATCCCAACGAACTTTCTGGTGGACAACAACAAAGAGTTGCATTAGCTAGAGCCATTGCATACTCTCCTGATATTCTTCTACTAGATGAGCCTCTTTCAGCTTTAGATGCTAAAGTTAGGGAAAAACTAAGAAATGATATTAAAGATTTACAGAAAAAACTTGGAATTACAACAATTATGGTTACCCATGACCAAGAAGAAGCTCTTTCTATGTCTGATAGAATAGTTGTTATGGATAATGCTAAAGTTGTTCAAGTCGGAACCCCTCAAGATATCTATGAAAGACCTTCTAATAATTTTATAGGGGATTTTATTGGTAAACTTAATAAATTTGAAATTAATGGAAATAAAATTTCAGCTAGACCTGAAGATATTTCTTTAGCTGGTGAAAACTGTAATGACTTTTTTGCAGGAACGCTTGTTTCTTGGGAATATATGGGTTCTTATTATAGGTTAAAAGTTGATAAAAAAGGTTTTTTAATTGAAGTTGATATCTGTAGAAATAAAATAAAAAATATATCTCTAAAAAAAGATCAGAATATCTTTCTTAAGGTTGAAAGAACTTTAGGAGGAGTTGGATGGAGCTAA
- a CDS encoding putative 2-aminoethylphosphonate ABC transporter substrate-binding protein gives MFNKKIISSLIFTTFLMGCGTNETSQTKEVTVYTALENEQIPEYLESFKEQYPNIKLNIVRESTGVIVSRILAEKSNPQADVIWGTAATGLLALDEANLLKEYSPKDIEKINPKFKDNTGKDPKWVGNNAWMTAISVNTIEMKKLGLEEPKSFSDLIKPEYKGLISMPSPASSGTGFLTISALVQLLGEEKAWEYMKSLDSNMGVYTHSGSKPAKTAASGEYPIGISYGYPGIKIKNDGAPINVYFPVEGSGWDSEANALINKKDIKDEAKIFLDWAISEDAMKMYAKSYAIVSRDVNVAPPKGFPKNPITQLIANDFSWAATNKDRILKTWETNFGAKTEKK, from the coding sequence ATGTTTAATAAAAAAATAATAAGTTCACTAATTTTTACAACTTTTTTAATGGGATGTGGAACTAATGAAACAAGTCAAACAAAAGAGGTTACCGTTTACACTGCCTTAGAAAATGAACAGATTCCTGAATACTTAGAATCTTTTAAAGAGCAATATCCTAATATTAAACTTAATATCGTTAGAGAATCTACTGGAGTAATTGTCTCTAGAATCTTGGCAGAAAAAAGCAATCCTCAAGCTGATGTTATTTGGGGAACAGCTGCTACTGGTCTTTTAGCTTTAGATGAAGCTAATCTTTTAAAAGAATATTCTCCTAAAGATATTGAAAAAATAAATCCTAAATTTAAAGATAACACTGGAAAAGACCCTAAATGGGTTGGAAATAATGCATGGATGACAGCTATATCAGTAAATACAATCGAAATGAAAAAACTTGGTTTAGAAGAACCTAAAAGTTTTTCTGATCTTATCAAACCTGAGTACAAAGGTCTGATATCTATGCCTAGTCCTGCCTCATCTGGTACTGGATTTTTAACAATTTCTGCTTTAGTTCAACTTTTGGGTGAAGAAAAAGCTTGGGAATATATGAAAAGTTTAGATAGCAATATGGGAGTTTATACACACTCTGGTTCTAAACCTGCTAAAACTGCAGCTTCAGGTGAATATCCAATAGGTATATCTTATGGATATCCTGGAATTAAAATTAAAAATGATGGTGCTCCAATCAATGTTTATTTTCCTGTTGAAGGTTCTGGTTGGGATTCTGAAGCTAATGCTTTAATAAATAAAAAAGATATTAAAGACGAAGCTAAAATATTTTTAGATTGGGCTATATCTGAAGATGCTATGAAGATGTATGCTAAGTCTTACGCTATTGTTTCTAGAGATGTAAATGTTGCTCCGCCTAAAGGATTTCCAAAAAATCCTATCACTCAGCTGATTGCTAATGATTTTTCTTGGGCTGCTACTAATAAAGATCGTATTCTAAAAACTTGGGAAACTAATTTTGGAGCTAAAACAGAAAAAAAATAA
- a CDS encoding nitroreductase family protein gives MEKLDYLLNRKSVRAFEEDEISVEVKNKLYEATLRAPTAGNMMMYSIIEIEDQELKNKLSISCDNQNFIAKAPLVLVFLADFQRWMDYLKASGVQEYNKENNLKDYYPNEGDLMLAINDALIAAQNSVIAGEILGLGSCYIGDIMENFEIHRELLKLPKYTFPITMLCFGYPTQQQKNRVMTSRYPKDFIIYKNNYRHLKEEEFEYLNSKAAILKNNKFLPGCNNEALHMYKRKITSEFMQEMGRSIRVAIDSWLR, from the coding sequence ATGGAGAAGCTAGATTATTTATTAAATAGAAAATCAGTCAGAGCATTTGAGGAGGATGAAATCTCAGTAGAGGTAAAGAATAAACTGTATGAAGCAACTTTAAGAGCTCCAACAGCAGGCAATATGATGATGTATTCAATAATTGAAATAGAAGATCAAGAATTAAAAAATAAGTTATCAATAAGTTGTGACAATCAAAATTTTATAGCTAAAGCTCCATTGGTACTAGTTTTTTTAGCTGATTTTCAGAGATGGATGGATTATTTAAAGGCTTCAGGAGTTCAGGAATACAATAAAGAAAACAATTTAAAAGATTATTATCCTAATGAAGGAGATTTGATGTTAGCTATAAATGATGCACTGATAGCAGCACAAAATTCAGTTATTGCAGGAGAAATTTTAGGATTAGGAAGTTGCTATATAGGTGATATTATGGAGAATTTCGAAATACATAGAGAACTCTTAAAACTTCCTAAATATACTTTTCCAATAACGATGCTTTGTTTTGGTTATCCAACACAGCAGCAAAAAAATAGAGTTATGACATCTAGATACCCTAAAGATTTTATAATCTATAAAAATAATTACAGACATTTAAAAGAAGAGGAGTTTGAATATTTAAACTCAAAAGCAGCAATTTTAAAAAATAATAAGTTTTTACCTGGATGTAATAATGAAGCCCTACATATGTATAAAAGGAAAATAACATCAGAATTTATGCAAGAAATGGGAAGAAGTATAAGAGTTGCAATAGATTCATGGTTGAGATAA
- a CDS encoding nitroreductase family protein, protein MMYVDPNKCIGCGLCVKDCFVKDIEMIDGKARIKNITCFKCGHCIAVCPKNAVSTDEYDMKDVIEYNKESFEIEPDTLLNFIKFRRTIRHFMDKKIEREKILKIIEAGRFTETGSNSQNVSYIVVEKDIQKLRELTLKSLNNLGKTILETSSNTLYKRYAKRWINMYEEYKNNPNGQDELFFKAPTIILVVSESPINGGLASSNMELMINALKLGTVFSGFFVRAAQDNEEIREFLEIKGEKQIVTCMVIGYPNIKFKRTVPRKKAEIIFK, encoded by the coding sequence ATGATGTATGTTGATCCTAATAAATGTATAGGATGTGGGTTATGTGTAAAAGATTGTTTTGTAAAAGATATTGAAATGATAGATGGAAAAGCGCGAATAAAAAATATAACTTGTTTTAAGTGTGGGCATTGTATTGCTGTATGTCCCAAAAATGCGGTATCTACTGATGAATATGATATGAAAGATGTTATAGAATACAATAAGGAAAGTTTTGAAATAGAACCTGATACACTTTTAAATTTTATAAAATTTAGAAGAACAATTAGACATTTTATGGATAAAAAAATTGAAAGAGAAAAAATATTAAAGATAATAGAAGCCGGAAGATTTACAGAAACAGGAAGTAATAGTCAAAATGTATCTTATATTGTTGTAGAGAAGGATATTCAGAAGCTGAGAGAATTAACTTTAAAAAGTTTGAATAATCTAGGAAAAACTATATTGGAAACTTCATCAAATACATTGTATAAAAGGTATGCAAAACGATGGATTAATATGTATGAAGAATATAAAAATAATCCTAATGGACAAGATGAATTATTCTTTAAAGCTCCCACAATTATTTTGGTGGTTTCAGAATCACCAATAAATGGAGGGTTAGCATCATCAAACATGGAACTGATGATAAACGCATTGAAACTTGGAACTGTATTTAGTGGTTTCTTTGTTAGAGCAGCACAAGACAATGAAGAGATTAGAGAGTTTTTAGAGATAAAAGGTGAAAAACAAATAGTTACTTGCATGGTTATTGGGTATCCAAATATAAAATTTAAAAGAACAGTTCCTAGGAAAAAAGCTGAAATAATATTTAAATAA
- a CDS encoding glutaredoxin, with amino-acid sequence MKIMLFTLPTCKYCTPAKELLKDKKEVEIINLDDSEELGVKYGIRSVPTLVAEDCNGVTTYVGLDRIEKFVEEKMASKSCCGCK; translated from the coding sequence ATGAAAATTATGTTATTTACATTACCTACTTGCAAATATTGCACACCTGCTAAGGAATTATTAAAAGATAAAAAAGAAGTTGAGATCATTAATTTAGATGATTCTGAAGAATTAGGTGTAAAATATGGCATCAGATCTGTACCTACTTTAGTTGCTGAAGACTGTAATGGTGTAACTACATACGTTGGACTTGATAGAATAGAGAAATTTGTAGAAGAAAAAATGGCATCAAAATCTTGTTGTGGGTGCAAATAA
- a CDS encoding NAD(P)/FAD-dependent oxidoreductase gives MKVVLNAKLEEIKGKEYVESVEINENDERKNYNLDYTFLYLGTKNMTELYRDVATLNTQGYLLTDDRMKTNVDGVFAAGDIRGKGTRQVTTAVSDGTIAAIEAIKYITQNRI, from the coding sequence ATAAAAGTAGTTTTGAATGCAAAATTGGAAGAAATAAAAGGAAAGGAGTATGTGGAGAGCGTAGAAATAAATGAAAATGATGAAAGAAAAAATTATAATTTAGATTACACTTTTTTATATCTAGGAACAAAAAATATGACAGAACTATACAGAGATGTCGCCACATTAAATACTCAAGGATATTTATTGACAGATGATAGAATGAAAACTAATGTTGATGGTGTTTTTGCAGCAGGAGATATAAGAGGAAAAGGTACTAGGCAAGTAACGACTGCTGTTTCTGATGGGACAATAGCAGCTATTGAAGCGATTAAATATATTACTCAAAATAGAATATAA
- a CDS encoding serine hydrolase: MKFDYFENGRGSAKVQFSSKAIDEMIYEFMEREGIPGMSLAIVQAPYIPRVVGYGVTDIESKKLVSNRTVWPIGHISQGFTAVAIMQLFEKNMLNLNDLISKYLKNIPNEWKDITIFQLLQHSSGIQDYMKSELYNLDKTYNVKQLIELIADKKLSFISGTKVEMSATNFLLLTEVVEIISGLSYHEFVKKYQIDYLQLKETFFTEDLKNLKQEDLSLSNGLHELFKKDRDYINPAEITKGYKEVDGDYILRPNPTQNNAAGRGFSDVWASAENISFWDIGLAGSILIYKPENRDLIYKSTKLSNGDVVPGMSGWSFYNHKGLMDIKGSIPGYSTFLSRFTDKSELVCVTLIANKEGIDLTELARKIAGGFDRNLAKIKNPEKFYTYESSFNFKETLERVEKEIEKLNIPIFTKFDHALNAKNVGLDLRESTVVVFGSPKVGTLLMQEDQTLALELPLKILVFEDTEGSVFIEFKRLEGLVEDYKIDNKKTIQNMNKLLEKITRKSANIYTSIE; encoded by the coding sequence ATGAAATTTGATTATTTTGAAAATGGTAGAGGAAGTGCAAAAGTACAATTTAGTTCAAAAGCAATTGATGAAATGATATACGAGTTTATGGAAAGGGAAGGAATTCCAGGGATGTCTTTGGCAATAGTTCAAGCTCCGTATATTCCAAGAGTAGTTGGGTATGGAGTGACAGATATTGAGTCTAAAAAACTTGTTTCTAATAGAACTGTTTGGCCAATAGGACATATATCTCAAGGGTTTACAGCGGTAGCTATTATGCAACTTTTCGAAAAAAATATGTTAAATTTGAATGATTTAATTTCAAAGTATTTAAAAAATATTCCAAATGAATGGAAAGATATAACTATATTCCAGTTATTACAACATAGTTCAGGAATTCAAGATTATATGAAAAGTGAATTGTATAATTTAGATAAAACATATAATGTAAAACAGTTAATAGAATTGATTGCGGATAAGAAGTTAAGTTTTATTTCAGGAACTAAAGTTGAAATGAGTGCTACAAATTTCTTACTATTAACAGAGGTTGTAGAAATAATTTCAGGATTAAGCTATCATGAGTTTGTAAAAAAATATCAAATTGACTATTTGCAGTTAAAAGAAACATTTTTTACAGAAGATTTAAAAAATTTAAAACAAGAAGACTTATCTTTAAGTAATGGATTACATGAATTGTTTAAAAAAGATAGAGATTATATAAATCCTGCAGAGATTACAAAAGGATATAAAGAGGTAGATGGGGATTATATTTTAAGACCAAACCCTACTCAAAATAATGCAGCAGGAAGAGGATTTTCAGATGTTTGGGCATCTGCTGAAAATATAAGCTTCTGGGATATTGGTTTAGCAGGCTCAATTCTAATTTATAAACCAGAAAATAGAGATCTTATATATAAATCTACAAAACTTTCAAATGGAGATGTTGTTCCAGGAATGTCAGGATGGAGTTTTTATAATCATAAGGGATTGATGGATATAAAAGGAAGTATTCCAGGATATTCTACATTTTTAAGTAGATTTACAGACAAAAGTGAATTGGTTTGTGTGACTCTTATTGCAAATAAAGAAGGAATTGATTTAACAGAATTGGCAAGAAAAATAGCTGGAGGATTTGATAGAAATTTAGCAAAAATTAAAAATCCAGAAAAATTTTATACATATGAAAGTTCTTTTAATTTTAAAGAAACACTTGAAAGAGTTGAAAAGGAAATCGAGAAGTTAAATATTCCAATATTTACAAAATTTGACCATGCTTTAAATGCAAAAAATGTTGGATTAGATTTGAGAGAGTCAACAGTAGTTGTATTTGGGTCTCCTAAAGTAGGAACACTTTTAATGCAAGAAGATCAGACATTAGCTTTAGAATTACCTTTAAAAATTTTAGTTTTTGAAGATACCGAAGGAAGTGTTTTTATTGAATTTAAACGTTTAGAAGGTCTAGTAGAAGATTATAAAATAGATAATAAGAAAACTATCCAAAATATGAATAAACTACTGGAGAAAATAACTAGAAAATCTGCAAATATTTATACTTCTATTGAATAA
- a CDS encoding rhodanese-like domain-containing protein, translated as MTNKVCLLHNFKNDTTPLISAEELNNNINSYFIIDARTEDQYKIAHIPGAVNIPFSQIESRITEIPKDKKIVVYCNGGNTGSKAQSILLKNNYSVFNLIGGFNKFKETSK; from the coding sequence ATGACTAATAAAGTTTGTTTATTACATAATTTTAAAAATGATACAACCCCTCTTATATCTGCTGAAGAATTAAATAATAATATTAATTCTTACTTTATTATTGATGCAAGAACGGAAGATCAATACAAGATAGCTCATATACCTGGAGCAGTTAATATTCCTTTTTCCCAAATTGAAAGCAGAATTACAGAAATCCCAAAGGATAAAAAGATAGTTGTATATTGCAATGGTGGTAATACTGGTAGTAAAGCTCAATCTATCCTTCTTAAAAATAACTATTCTGTTTTTAACTTAATTGGTGGTTTTAATAAATTTAAAGAAACTTCTAAATAA
- a CDS encoding helix-turn-helix transcriptional regulator, whose translation MKKQLQILKALSHPVRLNIIYGLKDSEFKCVCHLQELVENQEKVSQSSLSQHLKILRDANIVETKKVGGWVHYSLKNKNVIKILEELKEL comes from the coding sequence ATGAAAAAGCAATTACAAATTTTAAAAGCACTAAGTCATCCTGTTAGGCTAAACATAATTTATGGTTTAAAAGACTCAGAATTTAAGTGTGTTTGTCACTTGCAAGAGTTGGTAGAAAATCAAGAAAAAGTATCACAATCAAGTCTTTCCCAACACCTTAAAATTTTAAGAGATGCAAATATAGTGGAAACTAAAAAAGTTGGTGGCTGGGTACATTATAGCTTAAAAAATAAAAATGTAATTAAAATATTAGAAGAATTAAAAGAGTTATAA
- a CDS encoding DUF3343 domain-containing protein, with the protein MNIEKFLIITIDSTHLVMKVEKLLLESNLEVRIIPLPGELKASCGLSIKANIEDSSTILNILKNNKIEESLYSFYLCEKNGFKKHFSTFNF; encoded by the coding sequence ATGAATATCGAAAAATTTTTAATTATTACAATTGATTCCACTCATTTGGTTATGAAAGTTGAAAAACTTTTACTAGAATCTAATCTAGAGGTTAGAATTATTCCACTACCTGGAGAACTTAAAGCAAGCTGTGGTCTATCTATAAAAGCTAATATCGAAGATAGTTCAACTATTTTGAACATTTTAAAAAATAATAAAATTGAAGAATCACTTTATTCTTTTTATCTTTGTGAAAAAAATGGCTTTAAAAAGCATTTTTCTACTTTTAATTTTTAA
- the yedF gene encoding sulfurtransferase-like selenium metabolism protein YedF produces the protein MIKVNAIGQTCPMPVIMTKNALKEISEGTIVVSIDNKISKENIEKFAKEMGFSFSTKEENGIYLIEIVKGIPSKNNSDSIEKSSKDNIVIVIASDKMGEGDSALGETLMKGFIYTLTEMEELPKTILFYNRGVFLTSTCDTSVKDLKSLEARGVEILSCGACANFYHLENNISVGSVTNMYSIIEKQMKATKVIRP, from the coding sequence ATGATTAAAGTTAATGCGATTGGGCAAACATGTCCTATGCCTGTTATTATGACGAAAAATGCCTTAAAAGAAATCTCAGAAGGAACTATTGTTGTTTCTATTGATAATAAAATCTCAAAAGAAAATATTGAAAAATTTGCTAAAGAAATGGGGTTTTCTTTTTCTACAAAAGAAGAAAATGGAATTTACTTGATAGAGATTGTAAAAGGTATACCTTCTAAAAATAATTCTGATTCTATAGAGAAATCTTCAAAAGATAACATAGTTATCGTTATCGCAAGCGATAAAATGGGAGAAGGAGATTCTGCATTAGGAGAAACTCTGATGAAAGGATTTATTTATACTCTTACAGAAATGGAAGAGTTACCTAAAACTATCTTGTTTTATAACAGAGGAGTTTTTTTAACGTCAACTTGTGATACTTCTGTTAAAGATTTAAAATCTCTTGAAGCTAGAGGTGTTGAAATACTTTCTTGTGGTGCTTGTGCTAATTTCTACCATCTTGAAAATAATATATCTGTTGGATCTGTAACAAATATGTATAGTATAATTGAGAAACAGATGAAGGCCACTAAGGTGATTAGACCATAA